Within Sphingobium aromaticiconvertens, the genomic segment ATGCCCAGCAGTTCCGCCTCGCCATCCACGCAGGTGCCGAACATCCGGTCGATGAAGACCCAGGTGCTGGCATAATTGCTGCGGGTGGCTTCATAGTCCTGCGAATGGTGCAGGCTGTGATGCTCGGTGGTGTTGAACAGGAAGCGCCACCAGCGCGGCGAGTTGAAGCGGACATTGATATGCTGATAGGTGCCGACCGCCAGGCCCAGCGTGCCGGCGAGCAGGGCAGCGCGCGGCAGGAAATCGAAGAATCCTCCGATGCCGAGCCCGATCAGGAACAGTTCGACGGGATTGCCGACCGCGCCCTTGTTGATGTTCAACTGGGTTATGTAGTGATGCGGCGCGTGGGTCAGCCAGAGCGGATACCAGTTATGCATCCCGCGATGCATCCAATATTGCCCGAAATCGAACATGAACGAGATCAGCAAGGCCTGCACCAGCAGCGGCAGGGCCATGAACCATGCCAGCTTGTCCCAATCAAAGGACTGCTGGACCGCTTCAATCATGGCTCCATCGCCGATGTAGGTGTCGGCCATGCGGAGCAGCGTATAGCCGAGCCCGACATAGAAGAGGTCGGTGACCAGTTCCTTCCAGGTCAGGCGCCAGCTTTCGTAGCGCGGGTTCACCCATTCAAGCGCCAGCAGCAGCACCTTGAAACCGATGCCGATGCCGATGGCGGTCGATGCCTTGGCGATGGAATTGGGCGCGTAATACCAGAACGCGATCAGCGCGAACAGCATCGTCGGTTGGAACCAAGTGAAGATGAACTGCTTGACGGGGCCACCTTCCACCCTGGGGATGTTCTCCCAGCCCACGGTCACCGGCGCCTGTGTTCCGATCATCCTTTTACCTACGCGAACTCCATCCATATCGCACGCCCTCGCAATGCTTGGTTGCTCTCTCCAATACTACTAACTTATGCAATCGTAATACCACGATGATTCCCCGTGTCTACACGCATAATGAGGTCGCCCTTGCCTCTTCGGGATAAAATGCTGGTCTGCTATTCCAATTCAGAACCCGAAGTGATTGGTCGCGTGGTCACGACCTGTGTCCTCTATCTTTCATTGCCTGCGGGGAACGACGCTCAACTTCTCTGGATATAGGCGCGCCAACCACCAAGATGGGTGATGTCCTCCGCATCGGTCAGAGCGCGAGGCTCGGCGACGAAGCCCTTGACGCTGGTGCCGTCACTGAGCGTCACCGTCCCAATCGCCAATGGAGCCGGAACCTCCACGACGAAGCTGCCGAACGCCGCGATGTCGAGCTCGTAGATCTCGACGGCGATGGCTGCTCCGTCCTCGCTGTGCACCAGCGCCGGCTTGGGCGGGAGGCTGTTCGCCATCGCATAGAGACGATAAGTCGGGGCGGTCTCGAATGCGCCCAGGAAGGTCGCGTTCCTTGAGGTCAGCTGCCAATGCAGCGGCATTCCCTCAAGATGGGCACCGACGACGGCCAGTTTCACGCTTTGCATTTTTCCCTCCATATCGAGTGATGGCGGGCAAGGGAGGTCGGCCGCCGTGAGATAATCGCCCGCCATGGCAAGCAGTCCCTGGTCGCCATCGGCGGGACCGATCAGCGTGATGCCGAAACCCGTGCCATTCGATCTTGCGCCCGCAGGGACGGCCACCGCCGCCATGTCGAGCAGGTTCACGAAATTGGTGTAGAGACCAAGATTGCTGTTCAGTGCGATCGGCGCTGCCAGCAATTCCGCCACGCGATAGGTGGTGCCGGTGGTCGGAAAGGCGAGCAGGTCGATCGCGTCCCATAAACCATCCGCACCGCGCTGGAGTTCGGCAAGACGATACATGCCGTTGAACAGTTCGATCGCGCTGATGTCCGCGCCCGGCGCCACGACGCTACGCACGGTTTCGTCGATGGCATCGGGATTGTTCGCCAGCAGCTCGGCGATGGCAGCGGTCCGTTCCGCGACCCATGGGCCGCCATAGAGGAGGCGTGCTGCCTCCAGCAGCGGGGCCATATCGACCTCCACGATCTGCGCTGTCCCGGCCAGCGTGCCGAGTGCGCGGTCATAGAGATATTCGGATTCGCTGTCGCCGAACCACGCACGTTGGTCGCGGCGGGGCACACCGATCCGGTTGGCTTGAACAGAGCGGTCTGCCTGCGGCTTTGAGTAGGGATCGGCGGGATCGAAGCCTGCAACGACGTCGTCGATGCGCCGTGCGTCCGGGACTTCGGTCGTGAACACGGTGATGCAGTCGAGCGTGCGGCAAGCAGGGACTAGGCCGCGCGTACTCCATCGGCCTTTGCTGGGCTTGAATCCGATCAGGTGATTGAACGCGGCGGGCACGCGGCCCGAACCCGCCGTGTCGGTGCCCAGCGCAAAGCCGACCAGGCCCGCGGCCACGGCGATGGAAGAGCCGGAGCTGGAGCCGCCGCTGACATAAGCCAGATTATAGGCGTTGCGAGGAACGCCATAGGGACTGCGTGTTCCGACCAGGCCGGTCGCGAACTGATCGAGATTGGTCTTGCCAATGCAGATCGCGCCGGCGGCAATCAGCCGCTCGACGACGCCGGCTGATGCGGCGGGTCGATAGGCGAAGGCGGGACAGGCCGCCGTCGTCTCGAAACCCGCGACGTCGATATTGTCCTTCACTGCGAAGGGGACGCCCGCCAGCGCTAACCGTTCTCCGGCTGCGATCCGCGCATCGACGGCCCGGGCGGCGGCGCGCAGCTCGTCTGGTGCGATCCGGCTGATCCATATTTGCGGCTGAACCGCGTCATAGGCAGCGAGGCGGAGCAGCGTCTCCTCTGCTTGCGCCAGAGCCGTTGATGTTCCGCCGTTCACGGCATCGGCGATTGAGGTCACTCCGCGCCGGTCGAGAGCGGTTTGCGGCGTGGTCACGGATGCCGCCTCAGCGCAAGCAGCGGCGTTCCGGGCTGCAAGGATTGGCGTTCCTGCATGTAGAGAGCGGCAATCGTGCCACTCCCCGGACTTTCCAACGGACATTCCATCTTCATGGCTTCGATCACCGCTATGATGTCTCCTGCTTTGACTGTGTCGCCCGGCGCCACCAGCAGCTTCCAGACGCTGCCTCCAAAGGGTGCCTCGATCAGATCCGCGCCCGCGGGCACCTCGATGGCGGCGGTGGCGAGAGCGTCGCCTTCGGTCCCGTCCGTCAGATCGGTGACCCGGTCGAATTCGCCACTGCGCTGCCATTGCGCGCGCTCTTCATCGAAAGCGGCCTGACGTTGCGCTTCGAAGGTCGCGATCGACCCGGCATTCCCCGCGAGAAAAGCGCGATAGTCGGCCAGACGGAATTCGGACTGCTCGACTTGGATGGATCGGCGGCCGGTAGGGAAGTCCCGGCGCCACTCGGTCAATTCCTCGGCACTGACCTTGAAGAAGCGGATCTGGTCGAAGAAGCGCAACAGCCAGGGTTTGCCCTCTATGAAGGCGTCGGTCTGGCGATGCGTGTTCCAGACCTGGATGGTGCGGCCGAAAAGCTGGTAGCCGCCCGGCCCCTCCATTCCGTAGATGCACATATAGGCGCCACCGATGCCCACGACATTGGGCGGCGTCCAGGTGCGGGCCGGGTTATATTTGGTGGTGACGAGCCGATGCCGGGGATCGACCGGCGTTGCCACCGGCGCGCCGAGATAGACGTCGCCCAGCCCCAAAACCAGATAGCTGGCGTCAAAGATGAGGCTTTCGACCGCATCGGCATCGGGCAGGCCGTTGATACGCCGGATGAACTCGATATTGTCGGGGCACCAGGGCGCGTCGTCGCGGACGGCGCCCATATATTTCTCGATCGTCTCGATCGTGGCCGGGTCGCGCCAGCTGAGCGGCAGATGCACGATGCGGGACGGGACCGAGAAATCCTCAAGATCACCCAGCCGATCTTCGGCCGCCATCAGAGCGGTCAGCGCGCCGGACTGGTCGAGCACGGTGCCGTCAAAATGCAGTTGCAGCGAACGGATGCCAGGCACGATGTCGATGACGCCCGGCAGAGCCTGGCGCACAAGTTCGATCATGAGCGCGTGGACGCGAATGCGCAATTCTATGTCCAGCACGATGGGGCCATATTCGACCAATATGTTGCGGTCGCCCTGCTGCCGGTAGACCGAGCGCGGGCGCCCTCCCGACGCCGGAATGTCGGCAAGGATTGGCGAAAGGGTGGCAATGTCGCGCGCCGGCCCTTCCGCAACAAGCGTCAAGGCGGCGCGATCCGCCGTTGCAGCGTCTTGCGGCGCGATCGGCACGAACCGGAGGCAGTCGCCTGGCGCGAGTTGCCCGATCTTCCAGCGATCCGCCGCGATCACGACGAACGGGCATACGAACCCGCCCAGCGAGGGGCCGTCAGGCCCCAGAATGATCGGCATGTCGCCGGTAAAGTCGACGGCGCCTATGGCATAGGGATTGTCATGAATGTTGGAAGGGTGCAGCCCCGCCTCGCCGCCGTCCGTCCGCGCCCATTGGGGCTTGGGCCCGACCAGGCGAACGCCGGTGCGGTTGCTGTTATAGTGCACCTGCCAATCAGCGGTGACGATCGTGGCGATGTCGTCGTCCGTGAAGAAGTCCGGTGCGCCATGAGGACCATAGAGAACGCGCAGCGTCCACGTCTCCGCGAATTCCGGCGTTGGCATGGGGGGCGCAGGGGTGCCGACCTCCGCCATACCCAGATGCAGCGTATCACCCGCGAGCAGCCGCCGCGCCGCATGGCCACCGAACTGGCCGAGTTCGAAGGTGCTGCGGCTGTCGAGATAGGGTGCGATGTCGAGACCACCGGCAAAGAGGATATAACCCCGAATGCCGCCGCCGGACGCGCGGCCCAGAGCGAGCGTCTGCCCTGCCTTCACCTCGATGGCTGTGCCACGTTCAACCGGTGTCCCGTCCAGCCGGGCCCCGAAATCAGCGCCGGTCAGGCACAGGCGTGCGGGGGAGTTGAAGAACAGGGTCGGCCCGCTGACCGTCATTTCGAGTCCTGCCGTGCCCTCGGCATTGCCAAGCAGCCGGTTCCCGATGCGAAAGGACCGATCGTCCATCGGGCCGGACGGTGGCACGCCGATAGCCCACAGACCCTGCCGGCCCGGCCAATCCTGTACAGTGGTTGCGGTGCCGCCGCTCACCACGCGAATGCTGCGTGGGTTGTAGGCGATCGTGTCGAGCAGCCGGGTCGAAACCTCTCCCTCGCAGAACGCCTTGGCTCGGACGACCTCGCGCAGCCAGCGAAGATTGGTCTCGATGCCGTCGACCTGGCTTTGGTCGAGCGCGGCCTGCATGGCTGAGATGGCCGCCTCTCGCGTGACTGCATGCACGATCAGCTTGGCGAGCATTGGGTCGTACCAGGCGCTGACCGTGCTGCCCGCCATGACCCAGGTCTCGGCGCGAATGTCCGGCGGGAAGCGCACGGCTGTCAGCGTGCCCGATGTCGGGCGATAATCGAGGGCGGGATCCTCGGCGTAGAGGCGTACTTGCACGGCATGGCCGCGCGGTGTCGGCGGCTCGGCGTCCAGGAAAGCGAAATCCCCTCCTGCCCCACGAATCATCCATTCGACGAGATCGATGCCCATCACCTCTTCGGTGACGCCATGTTCGACCTGGAGCCGGGTATTCATTTCCAGGAAGAAGAATTGCTGCCGCTCCGCGTCGAACAGAAATTCCACCGTGCCGGCGGAGCGATAACCGGCCGCTTCGCCAAGACGGACGGCGGCGGCGATGAGTGCGCTCCTTATGGTGGCGGGCAGGAGCGGCGCGGGGGCTTCCTCCACGACCTTCTGGTTCCGACGCTGAAGCGAGCAATCGCGCTCGCCAAGGGGCATGACGCGGCCGGCGCCGTCACCGAAAATCTGCACCTCGATGTGGCGGGCGCGGCCGACATAGCGTTCGAGGAACACGCCGGCATCACCGAAATTGCCTTCGCCCAGGCGCGCGACGCCCGCAAAGCCCTGCCGCACGGCGGCTTCATCCTCGCAGATGCGCATGCCAATGCCGCCGCCGCCGGCTGTTGCCTTCAATATGACTGGGTAGCCGATCTCCCGCGCGGCGCTTGCGGCCTCTTCCTCATCCGTCAGCAGCCCGGTTCCGGGCGCGAGCGGGACGCCATGCTCGGCCGCCAGCGCTCGGGCACTGTGTTTCAAACCGAATGTGCGGATATTCGCCGGTGTTGGGCCGATGAACACGATACCGGCAGCGGCGCACGCCTCCGCGAACTCCGCATTCTCGGCCAGGAAACCATAGCCCGGATGGATCGCGCCGGCGCCGGTCTCGCGCGCGGCCTTCAGGATCGCAGCGGTGTCGAGATAGCTCTCCGATGCCGGGGCGGGGCCGATGCAGATGGCGACGTCCGCCTGCGAAACATGGAGCGAGTCGACGTCCGCTTCGGAATAGACCGCGACAGAGCGCAGGCCCATATGGCGCAACGTCCGGATAATCCGGGTGGCGATCGCCCCCCGATTCGCGATCAGGACCGTGTCGAAGCTCATGCGGTGATGATCATCCGTACTGGCGTGGGATTGAAGCCATTGCAGGGATTGTTGATCTGCGGACAGTTTGACACGACGACGATGACATCCATTTCCGCGCGCAGATCAACCGTCAGGCCAGGCGCTGAAATGCCGTCGACGATGCCAAGCGCACCGTCTTCCTCGACGGGGACGTTCATGAAGAAGTTGATGTTGGAGACGATGTCGCGCTTGCCCCGGCCTTCGGTGAGATTGGCCTCAAGGAAATTCTCGACACAGGCATGCTGCGACTTGGTGTGGTGGCCATAGCGCAGCGTGTTGGATTCGCAGGAGCAGGCGCCGCCGATAGTGTCATGATAGGCGACCGACGTTGCAGCGATCGTCATCATCACGCGACCCTCATTCGACCGCAATTGAGTACCGGCGCGCAGGAACAGGTTTTGCTGTGCGGCAACCGTGTCCTGTGCGCTGTACCGTTCCGCGTCGTCGGCGGCGGCATAGAGAAGAAAATCGACGGCCTGATTGCCGTCAAGATCGACAATGCGAAGCGTCTGGCCCGCGGCGACATGGTGCAGCCAGGGCGCCCGCGCAGGCACGATCTCATCATGAACGACTGTGCCGGAAAGGCCCAGGATATGCGGGTCGATGGTCACTTCGGCCTCTTTCTCGCTAGCGACGGAAATAGTCTTCGACATTCAGGAAGGCGCGAAGTCCCTCCGGCGTTGCGGTGCGGACGGGATCGTCGGCGGGGGTGACGGCTCCACGCCACGCCGAAACGCGAAGCGGCGTGACCGTCCATTCGTCGCGCGG encodes:
- the uca gene encoding urea carboxylase, coding for MSFDTVLIANRGAIATRIIRTLRHMGLRSVAVYSEADVDSLHVSQADVAICIGPAPASESYLDTAAILKAARETGAGAIHPGYGFLAENAEFAEACAAAGIVFIGPTPANIRTFGLKHSARALAAEHGVPLAPGTGLLTDEEEAASAAREIGYPVILKATAGGGGIGMRICEDEAAVRQGFAGVARLGEGNFGDAGVFLERYVGRARHIEVQIFGDGAGRVMPLGERDCSLQRRNQKVVEEAPAPLLPATIRSALIAAAVRLGEAAGYRSAGTVEFLFDAERQQFFFLEMNTRLQVEHGVTEEVMGIDLVEWMIRGAGGDFAFLDAEPPTPRGHAVQVRLYAEDPALDYRPTSGTLTAVRFPPDIRAETWVMAGSTVSAWYDPMLAKLIVHAVTREAAISAMQAALDQSQVDGIETNLRWLREVVRAKAFCEGEVSTRLLDTIAYNPRSIRVVSGGTATTVQDWPGRQGLWAIGVPPSGPMDDRSFRIGNRLLGNAEGTAGLEMTVSGPTLFFNSPARLCLTGADFGARLDGTPVERGTAIEVKAGQTLALGRASGGGIRGYILFAGGLDIAPYLDSRSTFELGQFGGHAARRLLAGDTLHLGMAEVGTPAPPMPTPEFAETWTLRVLYGPHGAPDFFTDDDIATIVTADWQVHYNSNRTGVRLVGPKPQWARTDGGEAGLHPSNIHDNPYAIGAVDFTGDMPIILGPDGPSLGGFVCPFVVIAADRWKIGQLAPGDCLRFVPIAPQDAATADRAALTLVAEGPARDIATLSPILADIPASGGRPRSVYRQQGDRNILVEYGPIVLDIELRIRVHALMIELVRQALPGVIDIVPGIRSLQLHFDGTVLDQSGALTALMAAEDRLGDLEDFSVPSRIVHLPLSWRDPATIETIEKYMGAVRDDAPWCPDNIEFIRRINGLPDADAVESLIFDASYLVLGLGDVYLGAPVATPVDPRHRLVTTKYNPARTWTPPNVVGIGGAYMCIYGMEGPGGYQLFGRTIQVWNTHRQTDAFIEGKPWLLRFFDQIRFFKVSAEELTEWRRDFPTGRRSIQVEQSEFRLADYRAFLAGNAGSIATFEAQRQAAFDEERAQWQRSGEFDRVTDLTDGTEGDALATAAIEVPAGADLIEAPFGGSVWKLLVAPGDTVKAGDIIAVIEAMKMECPLESPGSGTIAALYMQERQSLQPGTPLLALRRHP
- the atzF gene encoding allophanate hydrolase, which encodes MTTPQTALDRRGVTSIADAVNGGTSTALAQAEETLLRLAAYDAVQPQIWISRIAPDELRAAARAVDARIAAGERLALAGVPFAVKDNIDVAGFETTAACPAFAYRPAASAGVVERLIAAGAICIGKTNLDQFATGLVGTRSPYGVPRNAYNLAYVSGGSSSGSSIAVAAGLVGFALGTDTAGSGRVPAAFNHLIGFKPSKGRWSTRGLVPACRTLDCITVFTTEVPDARRIDDVVAGFDPADPYSKPQADRSVQANRIGVPRRDQRAWFGDSESEYLYDRALGTLAGTAQIVEVDMAPLLEAARLLYGGPWVAERTAAIAELLANNPDAIDETVRSVVAPGADISAIELFNGMYRLAELQRGADGLWDAIDLLAFPTTGTTYRVAELLAAPIALNSNLGLYTNFVNLLDMAAVAVPAGARSNGTGFGITLIGPADGDQGLLAMAGDYLTAADLPCPPSLDMEGKMQSVKLAVVGAHLEGMPLHWQLTSRNATFLGAFETAPTYRLYAMANSLPPKPALVHSEDGAAIAVEIYELDIAAFGSFVVEVPAPLAIGTVTLSDGTSVKGFVAEPRALTDAEDITHLGGWRAYIQRS
- a CDS encoding urea amidolyase associated protein UAAP2 codes for the protein MTIDPHILGLSGTVVHDEIVPARAPWLHHVAAGQTLRIVDLDGNQAVDFLLYAAADDAERYSAQDTVAAQQNLFLRAGTQLRSNEGRVMMTIAATSVAYHDTIGGACSCESNTLRYGHHTKSQHACVENFLEANLTEGRGKRDIVSNINFFMNVPVEEDGALGIVDGISAPGLTVDLRAEMDVIVVVSNCPQINNPCNGFNPTPVRMIITA
- a CDS encoding sterol desaturase family protein, with protein sequence MDGVRVGKRMIGTQAPVTVGWENIPRVEGGPVKQFIFTWFQPTMLFALIAFWYYAPNSIAKASTAIGIGIGFKVLLLALEWVNPRYESWRLTWKELVTDLFYVGLGYTLLRMADTYIGDGAMIEAVQQSFDWDKLAWFMALPLLVQALLISFMFDFGQYWMHRGMHNWYPLWLTHAPHHYITQLNINKGAVGNPVELFLIGLGIGGFFDFLPRAALLAGTLGLAVGTYQHINVRFNSPRWWRFLFNTTEHHSLHHSQDYEATRSNYASTWVFIDRMFGTCVDGEAELLGMEGGRRMSIRETMTYPFTEGWKTLKERFGKERFDRPGTAVPTE